The genomic segment TGTCGCCGATCTTCAGGTTACCCGTCTCGGCGGCGCCGCGGTTGACGATGACCTCGCCCGGCCCGGACGGGGCGCGGCCTTCGGCGAGTCGGTACGCGTTCAGCTCACTGTCGTCGATCCAGTTGCCCGCGAGGGTGGGCGGGCCCTGTCCCCCGATGGGTTCGCCGTCCTTGCCGAGGAGCTGGCCCGCGCCCTGGATGTCGGGCGCGGCGGCGGCCACTTGGCCGGTCTTCTCGATCGTCTCGACGAGGTCGGTGTCGACCGGTGCGCGGGTGCCCTGAGTGTCGTCCGGGGTGGTGATGGTGGCGGCGCTGCGGACGACGGCGTCGGTGCCGCTCGTGGCATTGCCGAACATCGTGTCGAAGCCGGCGCGCAGCGTGTCGCCCATGACGAGGGTGCCCGCGAGGAAGGCGACGCCGAGCAGGACGGCGAGGAACGTACCGGCGAAGCGCCGCCTGTGGCCGCGCAGCGAGGAGGCGCTGAGCCGTACGGCGGCGGTCAGGGAGTCCATGGCTGCGGCTCCTTCGTGCCGGGCCGCGCGCCGGGTGAGGAGGGCGGAGCGGCGGAGTGCGTGAGGGCGGGCGCGGCGGGAGCCGGCTGCCGTGCGTCGAACGCCTTCATCCGGTCCAGGACCCGGTCGGCCGTCGGGGACTCCATCCGGTCCACGAGGCGTCCGTCGGCGAGGAAGACGACCTCGTCGGCGTGGGCGGCGGCCACCGGGTCGTGCGTGACCATGACGACGGTGCGGCCCATCTGCCGTACCGCGCGGCCGAGCAGGTTCAGGACCTCCTCGCCGGAGCGCGAGTCGAGGTTGCCGGTCGGTTCGTCGGCGAAGACGACGTCGGGGCGTCCGGCGAACGCCCGTGCCACGGCGACGCGTTGCTGCTGGCCACCGGAGAGTTCGGCGGGCCGGTGGTGGAGCCGGTCGCGGAGGCCGACGACATCGATGAGGGCGTCGGCCCACTCACGGTCGCCGCGAACTCCGGCGAGGTCCAGGGGCAGGGTGATGTTCTCGGCGACGGTCAGCGTCGGCACGAGGTTGAATGCCTGGAAGACGAAGCCGACGCGGTCGCGCCGCAGCAGGGTGAGACGTCGGTCGTCCAGCTTCCCGAGCTCCGTGTCACCGATGTACGCGGCGCCCGAGGTGAGTGTGTCCAGGCCCGCCGCGCAGTGCATCAGGGTGGACTTGCCGGACCCGGACGGGCCCATGATCGCGGTGAAGTGTCCGGCACCGAACTCGACGCTCACCCCGTCCAGGGCCCGTACGGCGGTGTCCCCGCTCCCGTACACCTTCACGGCGGCGGCGACGCGGGCGGCGCCGGTGTCCACAGGCCTCGCGGCCCGTCCGGTGGCGGTGCTCATGCCGGGCCGCCCTTCGAGGTGCGGCCGAACTCCTCGTTGAGGACGGTCAGCCTGCGCCAGTACTCGTCCTCGTCGATCTCGCCGGAGGCGAAGCGGCGGCCGAGCACGGCGATGGGCGAGTTCTCGTCGACGGCGGTGTGCCCGGCGTGCCCCAGGGGCCCGGCGGGTCCGCCCATCCCCCGGAACGGGCCGCGGCGGCCGCGCCACACGGTGCGGCGGAGCAGGGTGAAGGCGCCGACGACGACGGCCGCCCAGATCAGCGGGAAGAACAGGATCCACGGGCCGGGCCCACCGTCCCAGTGCGCCAGGGTCTGCATCTGAACTCATCTCCTCCGAAGCGGTTTCTGCGATGCCTCCAACCTCGCCCCGGGGGTGCCCTCACGTCGTCGTACGGCCAGCGGCACCGCGCGTACCACCGCGGGAGTACACCGGACCGCCGCGGATACGCCCGATCCGATCGCACGGCCACTGGATCTCTGTACCTACTAGTATGTACAGTGGCTTCATGAGCACTCCGGAGCGTCTGATCGAGTCCACCCGCGAGCTGCTGTGGGAGCGGGGGTACGTCGGCACGAGCCCCAAGGCCATCCAGCAGCACGCGGGCGCGGGCCAGGGCAGCATGTACCACCACTTCGCCGGCAAGCCCGACCTCGCGCTCGCCGCGATCCGACGTACCGCCGAGGAGATGCGCGCCACGGCCGAGGCGGTCCTGGGCGGCGACGGACCGGCGTACGCGCGCATCGAGTCGTATCTGCTGCGCGAGCGCGACGTGCTGAGGGGCTGCCCGGTCGGGCGGCTCACGATGGATCCGGACGTCATCGCCAGTGACGAGCTGCGCGCACCCGTCACCGAGACCCTCGACTGGCTGCGCGACCGGATCGCCGGAATCGTCGAAGAGGGGCGCGCCCAGGGCGAGTTCACGGACGCGCTCGTTCCGCAGGACATCGCGTCGACGGTCGTCGCGACGGTGCAGGGCGGCTACGTCCTTGCGCGGTCGTCCGGTTCGCCGGCCGCGTTCGACACGGCGGTGCGGGGACTGCTCGCGCTGCTCGCGGCGGCCCGCACTTCCGCCGCCCGCTCCTGAACCCAGTCGACCTTCGCCCAATAAGGATGCGTACGTTGCACATCACCCGGAACCGGCCCGACACCCTGCGGGGACCCGCCGAGAACTTCACCGGCACCGTCTGGCTCGACGAGATAGCCGCGCCCGACGCCCCGTCCCGCCTGCGCATGTTCACCGTCCACTTCGCCCCCGGCGCCCGCACGGCCTGGCACCGCCACCCGCACGGCCAGGTCCTGCACGTGACCGAGGGCGAGGGGCTCGTGCAGCGCGAGGGCGGCCCGGTCGAGCCGATCAGGGCCGGTGACACGGTGTGGATCGAGCCCGGCGAGTCGCACTGGCACGGCGCGGGACCGCGCACGTTCATGACGCACCTGGCCGTGGTCGAGGCGGCGGCCGACGGCACGACGACCGAGTGGGGCGACCTGGTCGACACCCACGACTGCGCCGCCGCCTGAGCCCGCCGCGGAAGGGAGTACGCGATGCATGCGATGCAGTACGAGATCACCCTGCCCGCCGACTACGACATGGGGGTCATCCGCCACCGGGTCGAGTCGAAGGGCCACCTCCTGGACGACTTTCCCGGTCTCGGTTTCAAGGCGTACCTGATGCGGGAGCGCGGCAAGGACGACTCGCCGGTGAACCAGTACGCACCGTTCTACCTGTGGAACACGGCCGAGGGCATGAACGCGTTCCTCTGGGGGCCCGGATTCCGGGGGCTGAGCGAGGACTTCGGGCGGCCGGTGGTGCAGCACTGGACGACCCTCGCGTACGAGGAGGGGCCCGCGTCGGGAGCCGTGCCGAGGACCGCCGTCCGCCGTCGGCAGCGCATCCCGGAGGCGACGCCCCTGCCGGGACTCGCGGCCGAACTCGCCGCGGAGGCGGGCCGCTCGGCGCGGACCGAGGGAGCGGTGAGCGCGCTGACCGCGGTCGATCCGCGGGCCTGGGAGGCCGTGCACTTCTCGCTCTGGGAGAGTGATGCGCCGCAGGGGGTCGGTGACGTCTTCCAGGTGCTGCACGTCTCGGCGCCGGAGCGGGGCGACCTGCGCCGGGGGCGGCAGTGGTGAGCGGGTCCGAGCGGATGCGGGCGGCTGCCCCGGCGGTTCATCGGGTCCGTACGGTCCTCGGGGATGCCTCACCCGAAGCTCTCGGCGTCTGCGACGCCCATGACCACCTCTTCCTGCGCAGCCCTCGACTCCCGGGCCAGGAGCTGGATTCGCCCTCCGCAGCGGCGGCGGAACTGGCCGCGTTCCGTGAGGCGGGCGGGCAGAGCGTCATCCAGTGGACGCCCCACGGGATGGGCCGCCGCGCCGAACTGCTGCCGGAGCTGTCGAAGGCGTCGGGGGCCCGGGTCGTCGCGGCGACGGGGCTGCATCAAGCGGTCCACTACAGCGCGGAGACGCTGGACCGGCTGCGCGCGGACGGCCTCGCGGCGCTCTTCGTCCGCGAACTCACCGAAGGCATCGGGGAGTCCGGGGTGCGGGCGGGACTCATCAAGGTCGCGGGCGGGTTCCACGGCCTCGACGCGCACGCCCGCTGGACCATGACGGCGGCGGCCGAGGCGCACCACGCCACGGGCGCGCCCATCACCGTCCACCTGGAGCTGGGCACGGGCGCGCTCGACGTGCTCGACCTGCTCTGCGGCGAGTGCGGCGTACCGCCGCACCGCGTCGTCCTCGGCCACCTCAACCGCTCCCCCGACCTCACCGCCCACCTCCAGGCCGCCGAGTCGGGCGCGTATCTGGCCCTGGACGGCCCCTCCCGCGCCCACCACGCCACGGACTGGCGCATGCCGGACGCGGTGCGGGCGCTGGCCGACGCGGGGTTCGGCGACCGCCTGCTCCTGGGCGGCGACACGACGACGTCGGGGGCGCGGTCGGTGCACGGCGGCCCCGGCATGCCGTATCTGCTGCGGCGGGTGCGCCCGCGGCTCGCGACCGCCGTGGGCGATGAGCTGGTGGAGCAGATCCTGACGGTGAACCCGGGGCGGGCTTTCGGGGTGGACTGGGCTTAGGGACGTCGGCTTCAGCAAGGACGCCAGGGACGCCCGGGGACATCGCGTATTGCACTGGGCGTTCCAAAACCTGTACCGTCCTGCACATGGCCCGACCGAGGAGTTTCGACGAGGAGCGGGCCCTGGACGCGGCGATGCATGCCTTCTGGGCGAACGGCTACGAAGCCACCTCGACCCAGGACCTGTGCGAAGCCACCGGCCTGGGCCGCAGCAGCATCTACAACACGTTCACCAGCAAGCACGACCTGTTCCGGCGCGCCCTGACCCGGTACATGGACGGCATGAACGCCGGCCAGCTCCAGATCCTCGAAGACGTCGAGCGACCGGCGGCGGAGCGCGTGCGCGCACTGTTCGACCGGGTCATCGAAGGCGAGTTCCAGCAGCGCAGGGACGGCCACAGCATCGGCTGCCTCACGGTCAACACCACGGTCGAGCTCGCCGGGCGCGACCCGGAGGCCGCCGCACTGCTGGAGCGGGACCTCGCCGCGCGGCTCGCCGCTCTCGGCACCACGATCCGCGCCGGCCAGCAGGACGGCGACATCACGTCCGGACGCGACGCGGACACGCTCGCCCGTTACGTCAACGCCGTCATCGGCGGCATGCGGGTCTCCGCGCAGGGCGGCGCCGACCGGGCGACGCTCCAGGCGATCGCCGACACGGCGATGGACGCGCTCACGGGTCTCTAGCGGCACCGCACTTCCCCGCTTCTTGCACCTCGGCTCATCGCACCCTCTCGCACCCCGTCATGCCCTATTTCTGTACTGATCTATCCAAAACCTGTCCGACAGGAGTACTCCGTCATGCCTCGCGCCGTATACGTACTAGCACTCGGCATCTTCGCCATGGTGACCAGCGAATTCGTGGTCGCGGGACTGATGCAGCAGATGGCGGACGGTCTGGACGCCACGATCCCCGAGATCGGCTATCTCATCACCGCCTTCGCCGCGGCGATGGCACTCGGCGGGCCGCTCCTCACCGTCGCCGTGCTGAGGATGCGTCAGAAGTCGGCTCTGATGCTGCTGTTCGGCGTCTTCCTCGCGGGCAACGTGCTCGCCGCCCTCGCCCCCGACTACCGCACCATGCTGGTGGCCCGCGTCCTCACCGGTATCGCGTCGCAGGCGTTCTTCGGCGCCTCCATCTCGCTGGCCTCCCGGATCACCCGGCCCGAAGTGCGCGGCCGCGCCGTGGCGGTGGCCCTGAACGGGCTGATGCTGGGCACACTCCTCGGGCTGCCGTTCGCCACGGTCGTCGGTGAACACCTGGGCTGGCGCGCCGCGTTCTGGGCGATCACCGCGCTCACCGTACTCGCCGCGGCGGCCACGCTCGTCGGCGTACCGAGCGCGGACGGCGAGAGCGAGGAGCACAGCGGCCTCCGCAAGGAGCTGGGTGCCTTCCGCAGCCCCCGGCTGTGGCTCACCCTCACCACCAGCACGTTCGTGATCGGCGCGACCTTCTCCGCGTTCAGCTACCTCAACCCGATCCTCACCGAGCTCACGGGCTTCTCCACCGGGACGGTC from the Streptomyces venezuelae genome contains:
- a CDS encoding cupin domain-containing protein, encoding MHITRNRPDTLRGPAENFTGTVWLDEIAAPDAPSRLRMFTVHFAPGARTAWHRHPHGQVLHVTEGEGLVQREGGPVEPIRAGDTVWIEPGESHWHGAGPRTFMTHLAVVEAAADGTTTEWGDLVDTHDCAAA
- a CDS encoding ABC transporter ATP-binding protein, producing MSTATGRAARPVDTGAARVAAAVKVYGSGDTAVRALDGVSVEFGAGHFTAIMGPSGSGKSTLMHCAAGLDTLTSGAAYIGDTELGKLDDRRLTLLRRDRVGFVFQAFNLVPTLTVAENITLPLDLAGVRGDREWADALIDVVGLRDRLHHRPAELSGGQQQRVAVARAFAGRPDVVFADEPTGNLDSRSGEEVLNLLGRAVRQMGRTVVMVTHDPVAAAHADEVVFLADGRLVDRMESPTADRVLDRMKAFDARQPAPAAPALTHSAAPPSSPGARPGTKEPQPWTP
- a CDS encoding phosphotriesterase, with amino-acid sequence MRAAAPAVHRVRTVLGDASPEALGVCDAHDHLFLRSPRLPGQELDSPSAAAAELAAFREAGGQSVIQWTPHGMGRRAELLPELSKASGARVVAATGLHQAVHYSAETLDRLRADGLAALFVRELTEGIGESGVRAGLIKVAGGFHGLDAHARWTMTAAAEAHHATGAPITVHLELGTGALDVLDLLCGECGVPPHRVVLGHLNRSPDLTAHLQAAESGAYLALDGPSRAHHATDWRMPDAVRALADAGFGDRLLLGGDTTTSGARSVHGGPGMPYLLRRVRPRLATAVGDELVEQILTVNPGRAFGVDWA
- a CDS encoding MFS transporter, which encodes MPRAVYVLALGIFAMVTSEFVVAGLMQQMADGLDATIPEIGYLITAFAAAMALGGPLLTVAVLRMRQKSALMLLFGVFLAGNVLAALAPDYRTMLVARVLTGIASQAFFGASISLASRITRPEVRGRAVAVALNGLMLGTLLGLPFATVVGEHLGWRAAFWAITALTVLAAAATLVGVPSADGESEEHSGLRKELGAFRSPRLWLTLTTSTFVIGATFSAFSYLNPILTELTGFSTGTVPLLLIAYGAATVIGNTVVGRLADRRALPVLVVGLALNLAFLVGFALFAGLTVPAVVFMLGIGLVGVTMNPALVTRVQRVGNARSLVNTVHSSFITLGIIIATSVGGPAIDTFGLRAPLWIGAGLAVLGLFSLVPDLRRRAATARLEPAAPSGPVS
- a CDS encoding DUF4865 family protein, which encodes MHAMQYEITLPADYDMGVIRHRVESKGHLLDDFPGLGFKAYLMRERGKDDSPVNQYAPFYLWNTAEGMNAFLWGPGFRGLSEDFGRPVVQHWTTLAYEEGPASGAVPRTAVRRRQRIPEATPLPGLAAELAAEAGRSARTEGAVSALTAVDPRAWEAVHFSLWESDAPQGVGDVFQVLHVSAPERGDLRRGRQW
- a CDS encoding SHOCT domain-containing protein, whose amino-acid sequence is MQTLAHWDGGPGPWILFFPLIWAAVVVGAFTLLRRTVWRGRRGPFRGMGGPAGPLGHAGHTAVDENSPIAVLGRRFASGEIDEDEYWRRLTVLNEEFGRTSKGGPA
- a CDS encoding TetR/AcrR family transcriptional regulator is translated as MYSGFMSTPERLIESTRELLWERGYVGTSPKAIQQHAGAGQGSMYHHFAGKPDLALAAIRRTAEEMRATAEAVLGGDGPAYARIESYLLRERDVLRGCPVGRLTMDPDVIASDELRAPVTETLDWLRDRIAGIVEEGRAQGEFTDALVPQDIASTVVATVQGGYVLARSSGSPAAFDTAVRGLLALLAAARTSAARS
- a CDS encoding TetR/AcrR family transcriptional regulator; this encodes MARPRSFDEERALDAAMHAFWANGYEATSTQDLCEATGLGRSSIYNTFTSKHDLFRRALTRYMDGMNAGQLQILEDVERPAAERVRALFDRVIEGEFQQRRDGHSIGCLTVNTTVELAGRDPEAAALLERDLAARLAALGTTIRAGQQDGDITSGRDADTLARYVNAVIGGMRVSAQGGADRATLQAIADTAMDALTGL